The genomic segment TTATTTATTTTTTATTGATTTTTCCTGTAAAAACATATTTCTTGATTTATACCAGTTTTTGTAATGGTGAATTATAATTCAAATTTTGAGCTTATTATTTGCTGCGGGGTTATGGCCTGTGAAAACAGAATATAAGATAGCACATATTTTAATAGATGGGGATATTGGTATTATAGTTGTGAAACCGCCTCCACTTAACCAGATATCTGATTTATTTGCTGATGAAATGTATGAAATTTTTAACTCATTATTCAGCACTGATGAAATCAAGGCAATAGTTCTTACAGGAACAGGATGCCATTTTATTGCAGGCATGGATATTTCAGAAATACGGAAACTGAGAAACAAGGATATCTGCCTGGCAAGAATAAAAAAAATCCACAAATTTGTTAATGCTGTTGAACTTGGCCCAAAACCTGTTATTGCCTGTATAAACGGGCATTGTACCAGAGGAGGCCTGGAGATTGCAATAGCATGTCACTATCGTATTGCCGCAAAACAAGTACGCCTGGGAATGCTGGATGCACGTTTTGATCTTATACCATGTATGGGAGGGACCCAGAGGCTCCCCCGGCTTATGGGGGTGAAAACAGCTTTGGCTATGATAACTGGCGCTCAGGATATTGATGCAGACCAGGGAAAAATTCAAGGGCTGATTGATGCAACTGCTGATGCAAAAGAATTACTGGAAAAAGCAAAAATAAAAGCAAACCAGTTTATATCAGGCAGGATAAATTATAAAATGTGCCTGACAAGCAGGCGTTTTGATAAATTATTAAGTGCAGGTGAAAAAAAGGATATTACAGAGTTGTTTAAAAGCCGCCTGAGTCAAACTTCAGGAGGCTGTATTGCACCTTTAAAAGCAATTGAAGCATTTGAAAGAGGGCTGGGCATTAATTTTAAATCAGATATTAATCTGGAATCAGGATTATTCTGTGACTGCGTTCTTTCTGATATTTCAAAAAATTTGATTGATATATTTATTAATACCCGTAATGCTGGAAAGATAACACGTATTAAAGGTGAGTCTGTTAGAAAAATTTCTAAAATCGGCATAATAGGATCTGGAACAATGGGTTCAGGCATAACAGCGCTTTTATTGAAATGCGGATATGAAATTTATTTATGGGATATTAATCAAAATTCACTTAAAAAAGGATTAAATGACTTGAAAAATTTATTTGCCCGTTCAATAAAACGCGGTCAAATATCCAGGGCTGCACTCGAACATTTAATATCCAGCAAAATTCATTTAACAACCTCTTTTGATAGATTAAAGGATGCAGACCTTATTATTGAATCAGTAATAGAAGACCTTGAAACAAAACAAAAAATTTTTAAGGAACTGGAAGATATATGCCGGACAGATACCATATTTGCCAGCACATCCTCAGCTCTGCCTGTTTCAGAAATCGGGTCTGTCCTGGAAGAACCTGGAAGATTGGCCGGCCTTCATTTTTTTAATCCAGCAGATAAAATTCAGCTCCTGGAAATCAATTGTTCAAAAATCACTGGTGATGATATTTTAGCAACTATTGTTGATTTTGCAAAAAAGATACGGAAAATACCTTTTGTTACAGATGAAGGGCACAGCTCCTATGTGGCACGCCAGATGTTTTCAATTATCAGTGAAGCTTTTTTTCTGATAGCAGAGGGATGCAATCCTTTTGCCATTGAAAAAGCTTTTACAGAATTTGGTTTTCCCATTGGCCCTGCAAGGTTAAGCGATCTAATAGGAATGGATATTATCAATAGTGTCAGCAGATATTTTAAATCAGTTATGAAAAATAACTGGTCAATGCCCCCTCTTTTTGATCTTCTTTATAATACAGGCTGTTATGGAAGAAAAACCAGGAGCGGATGGTATGATTATACAACAGGAACTCAAAGCCCAAATTTAAAATTCATGGAAGTTGTCAAGAACTATCTTAAAGAAAATAATATTGCACCAAAAAATATTTCTCATAAACAGATTTTAGACCAGATCCTCGCCCGTTCAATTAATGAAGGTGTCCGTGCAGTCAGGGAAGGAGTGTCAGATAATATTTCAGATATGGATATTGCAATGGTATATGGAGCAGGTTTTCCACCCCATCAAGGGGGACCTTTCAAATATGCTGATTCCTGGGGAATTTTAAATATATTTAATTTTCTTTTAAAACTTGAAGCTGAAAAAGGCCCTCGTTTTATGCCGTCAGAACTGCTCATGAATATGGCGGAAGCAGGTAAAAAATTTTATAAAAATTAAAAAAGGAATTAAGATATTTATGGATTGATAACAGGATTGGTACCTCAGGGAAAAACTTATAGAAAATCTTGATTCCATCCACAAATGCCTGGTAATTTAACGCCAGGAGAAAGGCAGGCATATGAAAACAAACGACCAGATAACCCAGTCCATGAAAATAAACCCCATAACTGAAATCCCTGAAATGCCTGGTTTTGTGCCGGGCATCCGCCGCGCTCCAGCCAGGGGATTTGGCCTGAGCCGCTCCCAGACCATGACTGCACTGAAAAATGCCCTCCGTTA from the Desulfonema limicola genome contains:
- a CDS encoding 3-hydroxyacyl-CoA dehydrogenase NAD-binding domain-containing protein; this encodes MKTEYKIAHILIDGDIGIIVVKPPPLNQISDLFADEMYEIFNSLFSTDEIKAIVLTGTGCHFIAGMDISEIRKLRNKDICLARIKKIHKFVNAVELGPKPVIACINGHCTRGGLEIAIACHYRIAAKQVRLGMLDARFDLIPCMGGTQRLPRLMGVKTALAMITGAQDIDADQGKIQGLIDATADAKELLEKAKIKANQFISGRINYKMCLTSRRFDKLLSAGEKKDITELFKSRLSQTSGGCIAPLKAIEAFERGLGINFKSDINLESGLFCDCVLSDISKNLIDIFINTRNAGKITRIKGESVRKISKIGIIGSGTMGSGITALLLKCGYEIYLWDINQNSLKKGLNDLKNLFARSIKRGQISRAALEHLISSKIHLTTSFDRLKDADLIIESVIEDLETKQKIFKELEDICRTDTIFASTSSALPVSEIGSVLEEPGRLAGLHFFNPADKIQLLEINCSKITGDDILATIVDFAKKIRKIPFVTDEGHSSYVARQMFSIISEAFFLIAEGCNPFAIEKAFTEFGFPIGPARLSDLIGMDIINSVSRYFKSVMKNNWSMPPLFDLLYNTGCYGRKTRSGWYDYTTGTQSPNLKFMEVVKNYLKENNIAPKNISHKQILDQILARSINEGVRAVREGVSDNISDMDIAMVYGAGFPPHQGGPFKYADSWGILNIFNFLLKLEAEKGPRFMPSELLMNMAEAGKKFYKN